The Megalobrama amblycephala isolate DHTTF-2021 linkage group LG7, ASM1881202v1, whole genome shotgun sequence genome window below encodes:
- the LOC125271374 gene encoding CD209 antigen-like protein E — protein MELEDIYENVENNDIEDTTKPRTLNHSQDEGKDQKCRGSRCLVLMTVCLGIICVVLLVFIIAQHISNTAERESLFKSNKNTVQEFNQTINSLQDNYTELMTEKDQLKNNFNSLSQKKLELETELRKLYEQCKCRFNISSELKSWADSRKYCRDRGADLIIINTEEKQRFISSLVKEFVWIGLTDIENEGDMKWVDNSPLRQGFWEINEPNDAGGNEDCIELNPAKPVLNNWNDIPCSTMRKFVCEN, from the exons ATGGAATTAGAGGacatttatgaaaatgttgaaaacaatgatATTGAGGACACAACTAAACCTCGAACACTGAATCACAGCCAGGATGAAGGAAAAGATCAAAAGTGCA GAGGAAGCAGGTGTTTGGTGTTGATGACAGTGTGTCTCGGGATCATTTGTGTTGTTCTGCTGGTCTTCATCATAGCGCAGCACATCTCCAACACAGCAGAGAGAGAATCTCTGTTCAAGAGTAACAAGAACACAGTCCAAGAGTTCAATCAGACCATCAACAGCTTACAGGACAATTACACTGAACTAATGACTGAAAAAGACCAACTGAAGAACAACTTCAACTCTCTGAGTCAGAAGAAACTGGAGTTAGAAACTGAACTAAGGAAGTTATATGAACAAT GCAAATGCAGGTTTAACATATCCAGTGAGTTGAAGAGCTGGGCTGACAGCAGGAAGTACTGCAGGGATCGAGGAGCTGATCTGATCATTATCAACACTGAAGAGAAGCAG aGGTTCATATCTTCTTTAGTCAAAGAGTTTGTGTGGATTGGTTTGACTGACATTGAGAATGAGGGTGACATGAAATGGGTGGATAATTCACCACTGAGACAAGG ATTTTGGGAAATAAATGAGCCGAATGATGCAGGTGGAAATGAGGACTGTATTGAACTGAATCCTGCAAAACCTGTCCTGAACAACTGGAATGACATCCCATGCTCAACGATGAGAAAATTTGTTTGTGAAAATTAA